The following coding sequences are from one Humulus lupulus chromosome X, drHumLupu1.1, whole genome shotgun sequence window:
- the LOC133803791 gene encoding uncharacterized protein LOC133803791 — translation MAGESISERERHQIEQILELDLEELLVEEVDDLHDSSDEDRHAIGRGYDGAGTSSVFTFNTCLASLHTYLGDVEDTHHRVAFLEGGAIFNLPIFYLQGVVLFPEATLPLRVVEANFIAAIERALTQVDVPFTIGVVRAHRNRDNGRTTFSTVGTTAEIRQYRRLEDGSLNVVTRGQSRFRLRRRYIDSEGVPCGEVQIIKEDLPLRTPRDALGDRLPLNASLVKPGRFMDGEGSEENSDESFESSLSLTEKIVHRSAIISSSGYDSMDESSSSDDEKSELQLQRADHDSDSNESLHSEPENGDSGSGKSSMFTTHSQKQEQHISCLRNSNINQLRRVPRTFWPFWVYRMYDSYCLAQKASDMWKQIIGAPSMEGLVKKPDLLSFYIGSKIPVSESTRQELLEIDGISYRLRREIELLESVNLIRCRNCQTVIARRSDMLVMSRDGPLGAYVNPDGFVHEVITLYRANDLALMGSAMREYSWFPGYAWTITNCASCETQMGWLFTATNKNLKPRLFWGIRSSQVSDNMR, via the exons atGGCGGGCGAAAGCATAAGCGAGCGAGAGAGACACCAGATCGAGCAGATTTTGGAGCTCGATCTCGAGGAGTTGCTCGTCGAAGAGGTCGATGACCTTCACGACTCATCCGACGAGGATCGTCACGCTAT TGGTCGAGGTTATGATGGCGCTGGCACATCTAGTGTGTTCACCTTTAATACATGTTTGGCTTCGTTACACACATATCTTGGCG ATGTCGAAGACACACACCATAGGGTTGCCTTTTTGGAGGGTGGTGCTATCTTTAACCTTCCAATCTTCTATCTTCAAG GGGTTGTTTTATTCCCTGAGGCAACCCTTCCTCTCAGAGTTGTTGAAGCCAATTTTATAGCTGCTATTGAGAGAGCTTTAACACAAGTTGATGTACCCTTTACAATTGGTGTG GTTCGAGCTCACAGAAATCGTGATAATGGAAGAACAACGTTTTCAACTGTTGGGACTACTGCAGAG ATTCGACAGTACCGGAGATTAGAGGATGGTTCATTGAATGTTGTCACTCGTGGGCAGAGCAGATTCCGTTTGAGACGCCGTTATATTGATTCAGAAGGAGTG CCTTGTGGTGAAGTCCAAATCATCAAGGAAGACTTACCGCTGAGGACCCCACGGGATGCTTTGGGAGATCGTCTGCCTTTAAATGCTTCTCTTGTTAAGCCGGGCAGATTTATGGATGGTGAGGGTTCAGAGGAAAATTCAGATGAAAGCTTTGAAAGTTCCCTCTCATTGACAGAAAAGATAGTTCATCGATCTGCAATTATTTCTTCTTCTGGATATGATTCAATGGATGAATCATCCAGCAGCGATGATGAGAAGTCAGAACTTCAACTTCAAAGAGCTGATCACGACTCTGATTCCAATGAGTCATTACATTCAGAACCTGAGAATGGAGATTCTGGCTCGGGAAAGAGTTCCATGTTCACGACACACTCACAGAAACAGGAACAACACATTAGCTGTTTGAGAAATAGCAACATTAATCAGTTGCGGAGAGTTCCAAGAACATTCTGGCCATTTTGGGTTTATCGCATGTATGATTCTTATTGTCTTGCTCAAAAGGCTTCAG ATATGTGGAAACAAATAATTGGAGCACCAAGTATGGAAGGCCTCGTGAAGAAGCCTGATCTTTTGTCATTTTACATTGGGAGTAAAATTCCTGTGTCTGAATCTACGAGGCAAGAGCTTCTCGAGATTGATGGCATATCATATAGGCTGCGCCGGGAAATTGAGCTACTTGAGAGTGTTAATCTCATTAGATGTAGAAACTGTCAG ACTGTAATTGCAAGGCGAAGTGATATGCTGGTGATGTCTAGAGATGGTCCTCTTGGTGCTTATGTAAACCCAGATGGTTTTGTGCATGAGGTCATTACTCTCTACAGAGCAAATGACTTAGCACTTATGGGGTCAGCAATGAGAGAATACAGTTGGTTTCCTGG GTATGCATGGACAATAACAAATTGTGCGTCTTGTGAAACCCAGATGGGGTGGCTCTTTACTGCCACAAACAAGAATTTGAAGCCTAGGCTGTTTTGGGGTATTAGGAGTTCCCAAGTATCTGATAACATGCGATAA
- the LOC133803790 gene encoding NADP-dependent malic enzyme isoform X2, giving the protein MILLLKAKNHLKKTITLLRGGGERKVSALMESTLINGGDSSLVDIDNDNKSGYGGGIDDVYGEDSATVDQLVTPWTVSVASGYTLLRDPHHNKGLAFTEKERDAHYLHGLLPPAVFNQELQEKRLMHNLRQYDVPLHRYMAMMDLQERNEKLFYKLLIDNVEELLPIVYTPTVGEACQKYGSIFKRPQGLYISLKEKGKIPEVLKNWPERNIQVIVVTDGERILGLGDLGCQGMGIPVGKLSLYTALGGLRPSACLPVTIDVGTNNQKLLNDEYYIGLRHKRATGQEYAELLEEFMTAVKQNYGEKVLIQFEDFANHNAFELLSRYSSSHLVFNDDIQGTASVVLSGVIAALKLVGGKLADHKFLFLGAGEAGTGIAELIALEISKQTKAPLEETRKRIWLVDSKGLIVRSRIGSLQHFKQPWAHEHEPVKELLDAVKAIKPTVLIGSSGVGKTFTKEVVEAMTSLNEKPLILALSNPTSQSECTAEEAYTWSKGRAIFASGSPFDPVEYEGKVFVPGQANNAYIFPGFGLGLIISGAIRVHDDMLLAASEALASQVSEENYEKGLIYPPFTNIRKISAHIAAKVAAKVYELGLASHLPRPKNLVKYAESCMYSPLYRSYR; this is encoded by the exons ATGATATTGTTGCTGAAAGCTAAAAACCATCTG AAGAAAACAATAACGTTGCTTCGTGGAGGAGGAGAAAGGAAGGTTTCCGCATTAATGGAGAGTACATTGATCAACGGTGGAGATTCTTCATTGGTTGATATCGATAACGACAACAAGTCTGGATATGGTGGTGGTATTGACGACGTGTACGGTGAGGATAGTGCCACGGTGGATCAGCTTGTCACTCCTTGGACTGTCTCTGTTGCAAG TGGGTACACTCTGCTGCGTGATCCACACCATAACAAAGGGCTGGCCTTCACTGAGAAGGAGAGAGATGCTCACTACTTGCATGGTCTTCTGCCTCCAGCAGTATTCAATCAAGAGCTTCAG GAGAAGAGATTGATGCACAATCTTCGCCAATATGATGTCCCATTGCATAGATACATGGCCATGATGGACCTTCAG GAGAGGAATGAAAAGCTGTTTTACAAACTATTAATTGATAACGTTGAGGAACTTCTTCCCATAGTATACACTCCAACAGTTGGTGAGGCTTGCCAAAAGTATGGTAGCATCTTCAAGCGTCCTCAGGGCCTTTACATCAGTTTGAAAGAGAA GGGAAAGATCCCTGAAGTGCTTAAGAACTGGCCTGAGAGAAATATTCAAGTTATTGTTGTTACTGATGGTGAGCGTATTTTGGGACTTGGGGACCTTGGCTGCCAG GGCATGGGGATTCCAGTAGGAAAGCTTTCTTTGTATACCGCATTGGGAGGACTACGTCCTTCAGCA TGCTTGCCTGTAACCATTGACGTTGGCACAAACAATCAGAAGCTGTTGAACGATGAATATTACATCGGACTCAGGCATAAAAGGGCAACTGGGCAg GAATATGCAGAGCTTCTAGAAGAATTCATGACTGCGGTTAAGCAGAACTACGGAGAGAAAGTCCTAATCCAG TTTGAAGATTTTGCAAACCACAATGCATTTGAGTTGCTATCAAGATACAGTTCGAGCCACCTTGTCTTCAATGATGATATTCAG GGTACAGCATCTGTGGTTCTGTCCGGAGTTATTGCAGCTTTGAAATTAGTTGGGGGGAAATTAGCTGACCATAAATTCTTATTCCTGGGTGCTGGAGAG GCTGGAACTGGCATagcagagctcatagctcttGAGATATCTAAACAG ACTAAAGCTCCGTTGGAAGAAACCCGGAAGAGGATTTGGCTAGTGGACTCGAAG GGCTTGATCGTAAGATCTCGTATTGGGTCACTTCAACATTTTAAGCAACCTTGGGCTCATGAGCATGAACCAGTTAAGGAACTCCTTGATGCTGTTAAG GCTATCAAGCCAACTGTGTTGATCGGATCATCTGGAGTGGGAAAGACATTTACGAAGGAGGTGGTTGAGGCCATGACATCCTTAAACGAG AAACCTCTGATTCTGGCTCTTTCCAACCCTACATCACAATCTGAGTGCACAGCAGAAGAGGCTTACACATGGAGCAAG GGTCGAGCCATATTTGCTAGTGGAAGCCCATTTGACCCTGTTGAGTATGAAGGGAAAGTTTTTGTTCCTGGCCAG GCCAACAATGCTTACATATTCCCTGGTTTTGGTTTGGGTTTGATCATCTCTGGTGCTATTCGTGTACATGATGACATGCTTTTGGCAGCTT CGGAGGCTTTGGCTTCTCAGGTGAGCGAGGAGAACTATGAGAAAGGATTGATATACCCACCTTTTACCAATATCAGAAAGATATCAGCCCATATTGCTGCTAAAGTTGCTGCTAAGGTGTATGAACTTG GTCTGGCTTCTCATCTCCCTCGTCCTAAAAATCTCGTCAAGTACGCAGAAAGCTGTATGTACAGCCCACTCTACCGAAGCTATCGCTGA
- the LOC133803790 gene encoding NADP-dependent malic enzyme isoform X1, protein MPLCLVFKILLRVFLLSFALSHFHFLGFIGHFQKKTITLLRGGGERKVSALMESTLINGGDSSLVDIDNDNKSGYGGGIDDVYGEDSATVDQLVTPWTVSVASGYTLLRDPHHNKGLAFTEKERDAHYLHGLLPPAVFNQELQEKRLMHNLRQYDVPLHRYMAMMDLQERNEKLFYKLLIDNVEELLPIVYTPTVGEACQKYGSIFKRPQGLYISLKEKGKIPEVLKNWPERNIQVIVVTDGERILGLGDLGCQGMGIPVGKLSLYTALGGLRPSACLPVTIDVGTNNQKLLNDEYYIGLRHKRATGQEYAELLEEFMTAVKQNYGEKVLIQFEDFANHNAFELLSRYSSSHLVFNDDIQGTASVVLSGVIAALKLVGGKLADHKFLFLGAGEAGTGIAELIALEISKQTKAPLEETRKRIWLVDSKGLIVRSRIGSLQHFKQPWAHEHEPVKELLDAVKAIKPTVLIGSSGVGKTFTKEVVEAMTSLNEKPLILALSNPTSQSECTAEEAYTWSKGRAIFASGSPFDPVEYEGKVFVPGQANNAYIFPGFGLGLIISGAIRVHDDMLLAASEALASQVSEENYEKGLIYPPFTNIRKISAHIAAKVAAKVYELGLASHLPRPKNLVKYAESCMYSPLYRSYR, encoded by the exons ATGCCTCTGTGTCTAGTTTTCAAAATACTACTACGGGTTTTTCTTTTGAGTTTTGCTTTAAGCCATTTTCACTTTCTGGGTTTTATTGGGCATTTCCAGAAGAAAACAATAACGTTGCTTCGTGGAGGAGGAGAAAGGAAGGTTTCCGCATTAATGGAGAGTACATTGATCAACGGTGGAGATTCTTCATTGGTTGATATCGATAACGACAACAAGTCTGGATATGGTGGTGGTATTGACGACGTGTACGGTGAGGATAGTGCCACGGTGGATCAGCTTGTCACTCCTTGGACTGTCTCTGTTGCAAG TGGGTACACTCTGCTGCGTGATCCACACCATAACAAAGGGCTGGCCTTCACTGAGAAGGAGAGAGATGCTCACTACTTGCATGGTCTTCTGCCTCCAGCAGTATTCAATCAAGAGCTTCAG GAGAAGAGATTGATGCACAATCTTCGCCAATATGATGTCCCATTGCATAGATACATGGCCATGATGGACCTTCAG GAGAGGAATGAAAAGCTGTTTTACAAACTATTAATTGATAACGTTGAGGAACTTCTTCCCATAGTATACACTCCAACAGTTGGTGAGGCTTGCCAAAAGTATGGTAGCATCTTCAAGCGTCCTCAGGGCCTTTACATCAGTTTGAAAGAGAA GGGAAAGATCCCTGAAGTGCTTAAGAACTGGCCTGAGAGAAATATTCAAGTTATTGTTGTTACTGATGGTGAGCGTATTTTGGGACTTGGGGACCTTGGCTGCCAG GGCATGGGGATTCCAGTAGGAAAGCTTTCTTTGTATACCGCATTGGGAGGACTACGTCCTTCAGCA TGCTTGCCTGTAACCATTGACGTTGGCACAAACAATCAGAAGCTGTTGAACGATGAATATTACATCGGACTCAGGCATAAAAGGGCAACTGGGCAg GAATATGCAGAGCTTCTAGAAGAATTCATGACTGCGGTTAAGCAGAACTACGGAGAGAAAGTCCTAATCCAG TTTGAAGATTTTGCAAACCACAATGCATTTGAGTTGCTATCAAGATACAGTTCGAGCCACCTTGTCTTCAATGATGATATTCAG GGTACAGCATCTGTGGTTCTGTCCGGAGTTATTGCAGCTTTGAAATTAGTTGGGGGGAAATTAGCTGACCATAAATTCTTATTCCTGGGTGCTGGAGAG GCTGGAACTGGCATagcagagctcatagctcttGAGATATCTAAACAG ACTAAAGCTCCGTTGGAAGAAACCCGGAAGAGGATTTGGCTAGTGGACTCGAAG GGCTTGATCGTAAGATCTCGTATTGGGTCACTTCAACATTTTAAGCAACCTTGGGCTCATGAGCATGAACCAGTTAAGGAACTCCTTGATGCTGTTAAG GCTATCAAGCCAACTGTGTTGATCGGATCATCTGGAGTGGGAAAGACATTTACGAAGGAGGTGGTTGAGGCCATGACATCCTTAAACGAG AAACCTCTGATTCTGGCTCTTTCCAACCCTACATCACAATCTGAGTGCACAGCAGAAGAGGCTTACACATGGAGCAAG GGTCGAGCCATATTTGCTAGTGGAAGCCCATTTGACCCTGTTGAGTATGAAGGGAAAGTTTTTGTTCCTGGCCAG GCCAACAATGCTTACATATTCCCTGGTTTTGGTTTGGGTTTGATCATCTCTGGTGCTATTCGTGTACATGATGACATGCTTTTGGCAGCTT CGGAGGCTTTGGCTTCTCAGGTGAGCGAGGAGAACTATGAGAAAGGATTGATATACCCACCTTTTACCAATATCAGAAAGATATCAGCCCATATTGCTGCTAAAGTTGCTGCTAAGGTGTATGAACTTG GTCTGGCTTCTCATCTCCCTCGTCCTAAAAATCTCGTCAAGTACGCAGAAAGCTGTATGTACAGCCCACTCTACCGAAGCTATCGCTGA